CTAGGATAAATGAGGTTAGGAAAAGATGATAGATTTCTTAAGAGGGAAAGTTGCATTTCGCGAGAGCGATTATGCGGTACTGGACGTTAACGGCGTAGGATACCGTGTATTTTGTCCCAATCCTTATGCCTTGCCTCACAAGGAAGATGAGGATGTGACGATGTTCATACATTATCATGTGCGTGAAGATGCCCACTTGTTATTTGGTTTTATTTCACGGGATGAGCAATCCTTGTTTCGCTTGCTGCTGGATGTCACAGGCATAGGACCAAAGGTTGCACTGGGTATTCTCGCAGCTGGCGGGCGGCCGGAGGCTGTTATTTTGGCAATTAGCCAGGAGAATTTAGCTTTCTTGACGAAACTTCCAGGCATTGGCAAGAAGACGGCGCAACGGATTATTCTGGATCTCAAGGACAAATTAGGTTCTGTGAGTTTCTCGAGTCCGGAAGCGGCTGTTGCTCTGAGTGTAGTAGGTTCTGCGCAATTGACAGAAGGCGGCCATGTCTGGAGCGAAGCGAAGGAAGCGCTGATGACGCTGGGTTATACGGAAGCAGAAGCAGACCGAGCTTGGCTGCAAGTGAAGCCCAAAACGACTCCGGGGGATTCGGTGGATGTGTTGGTGAAGCTTGCTTTGCAGGCTTTGTATACGATGCAGTAGAGGCTTGGGTTGAGGGAAAGTGAATGCAAACGATGCATCAGAAGCAAATGAAGTCAGCTTTCCTCGGAAAGCTCTTAGGAGGATCACCATGGATAATGACCGGATTATATCGGCTAATTTGATGATGGAGGACAATGTCATTGAATATAGCCTGCGTCCTCGTTATTTGGCCGAATATATCGGCCAGAAGCAGGCGAAGGAGAACCTCAAAATTTATATCGAAGCCGCGAAGATGCGTAAAGAAGCACTGGATCATGTGCTCCTTTACGGCCCTCCAGGCTTAGGTAAAACGACATTGTCAAACATTATCGCCAACGAGCTTGGCGTAAGCATACGAACAACCTCCGGTCCCGCTATTGAGCGGCCGGGGGATCTTGCTGCCATCCTGACGAATTTACAGGAGGGGGACGTGCTCTTCATCGACGAGATTCACCGCCTCCACCGGACGGTGGAAGAGGTGCTGTATCCGGCGATGGAGGACTTTGCCCTTGACATTATCATCGGCAAGGGGCCGAGCGCGCGCTCGGTGCGTCTGGACTTGCCGGCGTTTACGCTGATCGGCGCAACGACGCGTGTCGGCCTGCTGTCTGCGCCGCTGCGCGACCGCTTCGGAGTCGTCAGCCGGCTGGAGTTTTACACGGTGGAAGAGCTCACCTACATCGTCAGCCGGACAGCCGACATCCTGCAGGTCGGCATTGTCGGCGAAGCTGCGCGCGAGATTGGCATGCGTTCCCGCGGAACGCCGCGGATTGCCAACCGCTTGCTGAAGCGGGTGCGTGACTTCGCTCAGGTCAAAGGCGATGGCATCATCACGCTAGACATCTCCAGAGAGGCGCTGAAGCTCATTCAGGTCGATGACTTAGGTTTGGATGAGATTGACCACAAAATGCTGCGAGCGATCATTCAGAGCTTCCAGGGCGGCCCTGTCGGACTGGAGACCATTGCAGCGACGATCGGCGAGGAGAGCCAGACGATCGAAGATGTGTATGAGCCCTACTTGCTGCAAATTGGTTTTTTGCAGCGAACACCGCGAGGCCGAACCGTCACGCCTGCGGCTTATCACCATCTGGGCCTGCCGGTACCGGAACAGAAATAGATCTTTTGCCCGTGCCGGAAGGTGGGGCGAAAGATTTTTTTGGGTTTGGGTGAGCGATGCTTTCGCCTTATTTACTGACGTCCACCGCAGACTTCTTCGCTTTATAGCTTTTCGGTCCCAAAGAGAATCTAATGAACTGCAGGATGCTTATAGACCGGAAAATGGCTACTTTGGCGATTTAATGAACTGGAGTGGCGTTATCGAGCAAATTGTAGGCGGAAAGGTGATCATTTGGTTGTAATAGAGGGTCTGGGATTCATTAGAATTTCAGAATGAGCGATTTTGGCCGAATAAAGGGTATTGAGTTCGTTAGGAAGCCTGGGTTTGCCTCAAGGTCCAGAGGCTGGCTGACCTGATCGCCGGCCAGGTTTTTCTTACTGACGTCCAAAGCAGACTTCTTCGCTTTAGGGCTTTTCGGTCCCAAAGAGAATCTAATGAACTGCAGGATGCTTATAGACCGGAAAATGGCTACTTTGGCGATGTAATGAACTGGATTGGCGCTATCGAGCAAATTGTAGGCCGAAAGGTAATCATTTGGTTGTAATAGAGCGTCTGGGATTCATTAGAATTTCAGAATGAGCGATTTTGGCCGAATAAAGGGTATTGGGTTCATTAGGGGGCCTGGGTTTGCCTCAAGGTCCAGTGATTGGGTGACCTGATCGCAGGCCAGGTTTTTCTTACTGACGTCCACCGCAGACTTCTTCGCTTTATAGCTTTTCGGTCCCAAAGAGAATCTAATGAACTGTAGGATGCTTATAGACCGGAAAATGGCTACTTTGGCGATTTAATGAACTGGAGTGGCGTTATCGAGCAAATTGTAGGCGGAAAGGTGATCATTTGGTTGTAATAGAGGGTCTGGGATTCATTAGAATTTCAGAATGAGCGATTTTGGCCGAATAAAGGGTATTGAATTCGTTAGGAAGCCTGGGTTTGCCTCAAGGTCCAGAGGCTGGATGACCTGATCGCCGGCCAGGTTTTTCTTACTGACGTCCAAAACAGACTTCTTCACTTTAGGGATTTTCGGTCCCAAAGAGAATCTAATGAACTGCAGGATGCTTATAGACCGGAAAATGGCTACTTTGGCGATGTAATGAACTGGATTGGCGCTATCGAGCAAATTGTAGGCCGAAAGGTAATCATTTGGTTGTAATAGAGCGTCTGGGATTCATTAGAATTTCAGAATGAGCGATTTTGGCCGAATAAAGGGTATTGGGTACGTTAGGGGGCCTGGGTTTGCCTCAAGGTCCAGATGCTGGCTGACCTGATCGCCGGCCAGGTTTTTCTTACTGACGTCCAAAACAGACTTCTTCGCTTTAGGGCTTTTCGGTCCCAAAGAGAATCTAATGAACTGCCGGATGCTTATAGACCGGAAAATGGCTACTTTGGCGATTTAATGAACTGGAGTGGCGTTATCGAGCAAATTGTAGGCGGAAAGGTGATCATTTGGTTGTAATAGAGGGTCTGGGATTCATTAGAATTTCAGAATGAGCGATTTTGGCCGAATAAAGGGTATTGAATTCGTTAGGAAGCCTGGGTTTGCCTCAAGGTCCAGAGGCTGGATGACCTAATCGCAGGCTAAGTCTTTAGAGTCCCTAACGACTCCTATCCACCCGAAAATCGACTGTTTGAGCAGGATAGAAGTCTTTGGAGACTTCTATCGGCAGCAAAACTGGAGAAGAGGCAGCATTTCAGACGAATAAGAGTCCCGAACGTCTTTTACCCGCACGGTTAAACGAATTTTGAGCTGTATAGAAGTCCTTAACGTCTCTTTTCCACTCTTATCGTTTCTTTATCCTCACTCCTCACCGCGACTGAAAACCCGACTTTTTGCCAATATCGACACGACTAAACAAAACTTCTTCCGATTCCTAGAGTCTAACCTAGTAGAATGCATCGAAAGAAAGGAACTATTGTCGAATGAATTGGAGAAAAAAGCTGCTTGCCCCTAAGATGTTGATTGTGATTACAACAGCCGCTTTGACTTTGGGAACATACCCTTTGGAGGAGTCCACCGCGAATGCAGCGGAAATTAAGCATCTAGATCAAATTCGTGTTGCTCTGTTCATAGATTCAGCGAAGTATAAATTAATAGAGCCTGTTGTTACGCTATCTGTAGCCGGAGGGCTGGATATTGGCGTTCGTTCCGCAGCGAGTGCGGCTGTTAAGCCATGGATCTCGATTGCGGATGCTTCCATCCGCATGTCTCTGGATCAGTATAGTGCTCTGATGCTGGAAACGACGGACTTTTCTGCAGCCAAGGCGCTATATGGAAAACTTGCTACTCTGCCCGCGGACGGATACATAATAAGTCGAGTGAAACAAGGGAAAACCGTTTATCAAGTGTATTACGGGAGCTATCCCACCAAAGAAGCAGCCGAAGGAACGGCAGCGCAAGCGCTGAAAGATGCAACGGTTGCGGCCTTAACGAAATCAACAGCTCCCGCAGTAACGGGGCCTCTGCATTGGAATGCGGGGAGTTATGCTTCAGAAGCAGCGGCTCAGCAGCAATTAAACTTGTTTGCCCAAGCGGGAATTCAAGCGGATCTTGCACTTCAGGAGGATGCATCGGGGCAGTTGGCTTATAGTGTTTTTGTTGGGAGCGAAGCAACAGCGGCCCAGTTAGAAACAGTCAAACAGGCTGTATTAAAGGCAGTGCCAAATGTCATTTTGCAAGCGGTAAATCCGAAGAGCGCGTATCTCATTCGCAAATCGGAAGCTACGACTTCTGTCAATGGCGCGACCTCTGTGCCGCACTATGCTTCAGCTGCAAGTGACCAAAAGACGCTGCTTCATCCCAAAAGCGAAGGAATAACGATCAAGGAACGGGGAGATCGCAAATATCGTGGGGATATGGAAATTAGCACGTACCATGACAAATTAGCACTAGTGAATGAAGTCGCCATGGAGTCCTATTTGTATGGAGTGCTAGGATCAGAGCTAAGCGCAGGCTGGCCTGTTGAGGCACTCAAGGCGCAAGCGGTTGCTGCAAGGACTTTTGCGATCAATCAAGTGAATAAATATGAGATCGCGCAAGTGACAGATACGACGTTGGATCAGGCTTATTATGGGATTCTGAAGGAATTCCCGGCAGGCAACCAAGCGGTAGATGCAACGAAGGATGAAGTGATATCCGATAAAAATGGTCTTATATCCCCTGTGTTTTCTTCTAATTCCGGTGGCGTGACGGCTGATCCTTCGGAGGTATGGGGAAATCCGGTTGCTTATTTGCGCAGCGTCACGAGCCCCGATCAGGGCGCAGAGAAGGGGAAAGCTGTCTGGTACAGGATTCAATTAGCAGATGGACGGGCAGGTTACGTTCATTCTATGTATCTCAAAGACAGCGGTCAGAAAGCTAAGGATGGCAAAGCTTACTATGAGGCAACGGAGCAAGGTGTAAATGTACGTTTGGCCCCTTATGTGGATAATACGGCCAATCCTTCCGTTGCACAGCTCGCAAACAAAGAAAAGGTGCTTGTCATTGGTCAGGAAAAGGAATCAAACGCTTATTCCTGGATTCGTGGTCCTTTTACCGCCAGTGACATGAAAAGCAAACTAACGGCTGCAGGCATTACGGTTAGTGGAGATTTGAAAACGCTGGAAATATCCAAACGTGGTCCGTCGGGTCGCGTGACGGAGATGAAAGCCAACGGAGTTGTCGTGAAGGTGCCTTATCCGGATGCTTTAAGAACTGTGCTTGGAGGGCTGCCGAGTACCCTGTTTGAAATTGAACCTGCTGGCAGTTATACTGGTAATACGCCAAATTCGCCAGGTCTGGCGATCGCGGGAGCAACCACGACGGAGACAAGCAGCGCAAGTGCTGATACAATCTACGTCCTATCGGGTGGGCAGTCCCAACCTGTGACCTTAAAGAAAACAGATTTGACGGCCATCAGCACATCCGGAGTATCCAAACCGGCCGCAACCACAGGCAGCAATCCAAGCGGCGTGGTGCCGATTGGACAAGGGCAGCAGTTTGTCTTTCGCGGGACAGGCTATGGCCACGGCATGGGCATGTCGCAATGGGGCGCAAGAGGCTATGCCGAAATCGGCTATGACTATAAGAAAATACTCCAGTCTTATTATGCTGGAATTAACATAACTAAGGAATGAAACTACTTCATGGATGTACAATCTTTTGATTTTGATTTACCCGAAAATTTAATTGCCCAGACGCCGCTGCTGAACCGCACGGCGTCTAGGCTGCTTGCGCTGAACAAACGAACAGGCGACATCAACCACCAAACATTTGAGCAATTGATTGATTATGTAGAAGCCGGCGATTTGCTCGTGATGAACGATACACGGGTCATACCAGCCCGGCTTTTTGGTGCGAAGAAAGACACGGGGGCCAAGGTGGAACTGCTTCTTCTGAAGCCGCTTGGCGACGATCGATGGGAAGCTCTGGTTAAACCGGGCAAACGGATGAAGCTTGGGGCCGTGGCTGTCTTTGGCACAAATCCGGCAAATCCCGATGAACCGCTGTTGACCGCAGAAGTGGTGGAATCGAGCGACATGGGAGGCCGTGTGCTGAAATTCAGCTATACGGGCATTTTCAATGAAATCCTCGATCAGTTGGGTGAAATGCCGCTGCCTCCTTATATCAAGGAGCAGCTATCAGAACGGGAACGTTATCAAACCGTTTATGCGAAGCATGAAGGCTCAGCGGCTGCTCCAACGGCAGGACTCCATTTTACGGAAGCCTATCTGGATAAGCTTCAAGCAAAAGGGGTTCGTATTGCTTTTGTTACGCTGCATGTGGGGCTAGGAACATTCCGTCCTGTTTCCGTGGATACGATTGAAGAACATCAGATGCACGCGGAATATTATGTGCTGTCTCCCGAGACAGCGGCTCTCATCAATGAGACGAAGTCAACGGGCAAACGCGTTATCGCCGTAGGGACAACATCGGCACGCACCCTGGAGACAGCAGCAGGAATCAGTCGTGAGCAGGCGGGAACGAGCGGCAATGAGCCTGTATATATTGAGCCTTCTCAGGGCTGGACGAGTATTTTTATTTATCCCGGATACGAGTTTGGCGTCGTAGATGCCTTGTTGACGAATTTCCATCTGCCCAAGTCAACGCTGCTAATGCTGATTAGTGCTCTAGCTGGGAAAGAAAACGTATTACAAGCCTATGAGGAAGCTGTTCGGGAACAATATCGCTTTTTCAGTTTTGGCGATGCCATGTTGATCTATTAAGATTCAAACAAAGATGAAGCTCAGAATAGGAAGTGGATGTATTGGCAGCAGCAGTTACGTATGAAGCAATTAAAACTTGCAAGCAATCGGGAGCGCGACTAGGAAAAGTTCACACGCCTCATGGCGTCATTGAGACTCCTGCTTTCATGCCGGTTGGCACGCAAGCGACCGTTAAGACGATGAGTCCTGAGGAATTAAAGACGATGGACGCTCAAATTATTTTGAGCAATACGTATCATTTATTTATTCGTCCTGGACATGATATCGTGAAAGCTGCGGGCGGTTTGCATAAATTCATGAATTGGGATCGACCGATTTTGACCGATAGTGGCGGTTTCCAAGTATTTAGTTTGAGTAATATGCGTAAAATTACAGAAGAAGGCGTTCAGTTCAAGTCGCATTTGAACGGAGATAAATTGTTCCTTTCTCCAGAAGTGGCGATGGAGATTCAGAATGCCTTGGGTTCTGATATTATGATGGCGTTTGATGAGTGTCCGCCTTTCCCTGCTGAGTATGACTATGTGAAGAAATCCCTAGAACGCACGACACGCTGGGCGGAGCGCTGCCTGCAAAGCCACAGCCGACCGCAGGATCAGGGCTTGTTCGCCATCATCCAAGGGGGCATGCACGAGGATCTGCGCAGGCTAAGTGCGGAGCAGTTGACTTCCATGGATTTCCCGGGGTATGCTATTGGTGGACTGAGTGTTGGCGAACCTAAGCACTTGATGTATGATGTGCTGGATTATACAACACCTCTTATGCCTGCGAACAAACCTCGTTATCTGATGGGGGTAGGTTCTCCCGATGCTCTAATTGAAGGCGCTATTCGTGGAATCGATATGTTCGATTGCGTTTTGCCGACAAGGATTGCACGGAATGGGACATGTATGACGAGCGAGGGACGTCTGGTGATTCGCAATGCGAAGCACGCGACTGACTTCGGACCATTGGATCCCAAATGTTCTTGCTATACCTGCAAGAATTACAGTAGAGCTTATATTCGCCACTTGATTAAAGCGGACGAAACGTTCGGTATTCGCTTAACAACGATTCATAACCTTCACTTTCTACTACAGCTCATGCGTGATGTAAGAGGAGCTATCCAGGAAGATCGTTTGCTTGATTTCCGGGATGAATTCTTTGCCGCTTATGGGCTGAATGATAATGAAAGAGGATTTTAAGAAAGGAGGATACCTATGTTACTAGCAGCAGATACTGCCAATACAGGTGCAGTTGGGTATTTGTATACATACGGACCTTTAGTGCTCATGTTTGTCGTACTTTACTTCTTACTTATTCGTCCACAACAAAAAAGACAGAAAACACGCAGTCAAATGCTTAGCGGATTGAAAAAAGGGGATAAGGTCGTTACGATCGGTGGTTTACACGGAACGATCATGGAAATCACGGATGACATTTGTGTACTTCGTGTCAATGATGCAACGAAAATGACGTTTGACCGTTCCGCCGTCAATGCGATTTCTAAATCGGCAGCAAAGGAATAAAATAAAAAAGCGAGAACCTTCAATCAGGCTCTCGCTTTTTGTTTGGCTTTTTTTATAAGAGGCAGTTAAAGCTCATTATTCTTAAGTGGCTTGAGCAGTGCTTGCTCGCCAAGCACCAGTCGGCCTTCGGCGATGCGCAACCCGACTCTTGCAGCGACAACACCGAGTACAACACCTGCGCACATATCCGATAACCAGTGGATGCCCAAGTAGAAGATGGTGAAGATGATAAAGGCTGAAGAGATAGGCACGAAGATTTTCCAAAATGTATTGCGGCTCTTCACCGCGATTACAGCCATGGAGACAGAGATCGATGTGTGCAAGCTTGGAAAACAATTATCAAGTCCGGATAATGGACGATAATCTTGCTCGAAGGTAGGGAACACATCCAGAATCAACAATTTGACATTAGGATGGAAGGACCACACTTCGTTCACTGGGAAGAACAGATAAAATGGAATAGCAACCATATAATTGAACATTAATGCATAGCAAATGGCGTAAAACAGCTTATAATTTTTCTGATACGTGTAAAGTGCGATAGAGGCAATCATAACGGACGGAAAGACAACGACATAGAAATAACTGCTGACATAGGTTAGGATATCATTATGGAAAAAGTTCTGGATCGCAGCTACGAAATTGCCTTCAATTCCATAAATCGATTTGGTGAAATCAGCGCGAAATTGCATTTTTTTTTCGATGATCATCTCAACTTTATTGAAAAATAAAATGGTTATGAGTGCAGCGAAATGAAGGACATATTTACGTGAAGTAAACACTTCTTGGACAAAGCTGCCGGCAATATTAAACGGGCTTGAACGTGTTGCAGCAATCAGAAAGACAAAGATGGTAATAACTATATAGACCGTTGCATGCGTCATGGACTGAAACGGACTCATGGTGTTTTCCCCCTAATATTGGAAATATATTGCGGCAATAACTTTGATATTATACCACAATCTGAGGGGGAAAGTGATATTTTCACGGAAACGTCTTATTTTTTAGTGTTGACGCCAAGCATGCCGCCAAGCGCGCCAGAAACGAACAAAATGCCAAGCAGCTGCAGGGATTGCAGGTTCAGACCTGCATCGAAAGCCAGGAACCCCACGAGGAAAATAAGGATGAAATAAACAAATCCAACGATGCCTCCGTGGTACCAGCCGCGGTTGCCGGCTCTTTTACCTGAAACCCAGCCTCCAATAAATAATGACGCCGCATGGATAATTGTCGTTAGCGTATGTAAGGAGCTTTCTTGTGTGCTGGTTAATAGCAGAAACAAGGACGTTACTATGGTTCCAATTGTCATCATACTTAATGAATACGTGAGTCCGGAAAATAAAGGAGACGTTATTCGAACCTGACTGACCGTTTTCATAGGGTTCACAGACACCAGTCCTTTCTTATATTCGTTCTTTTCATTAACATCATTGTATGGCCAAGCACATAGAATTAGTACAGACTGTTTAAGGGGGAAGTGAATAAATATGACGGAATTTTCGCAAGGTCCTGTTCTGTGGCAGGCCATCGCGGCTGTAGTTATCTTTGCAGCGGCGTATATCTTCATCTTGATTGAGCGATGGGATCGCATGTATACAGCGTTAGGCGGAGCCGTGCTGATGATTGTTTTGGGTATTGTGCCTATAGGCAAAGCCCTTACGACTTACGCGAATTGGCGAGTTCTTATGCTGCTCGCCAGCTTATTCATAATTGCTGGACTTTTTCAGAAGACAGGACTTATTTCATATGGGGCAAGCCGTATGATTCGCAAGTTTCGCTTGCAGCCTTTTACCATTTTAGTTGGTTTATCCCTACTAGCCGCGATTTCCTCAGCCTTATGGGATAGCTTAGTAGCAATAGCTGTACTCGTCCCGATTGTGATGAGAATAGCAAAGATGATGAAAGTATCACCTGTTCCTTTTCTGATTTCTGTCCTGTTATCCGCTCATATCGGCGGAGCGTCAACCTTAATGGGCAATCTGCCGAATCGGTTGATTGGCGAATCGGTCGACATTTCGGCCGCGGATATGCTGCTTAACATTGGGCCGCTTAGCCTTATTTTGCTGGCAGTCGTTTACATCGTAATATGGTTTGTGTACGCCAGGCGGATGATCATAGCGGAGACGGGGAAAAGGGAACTGCTCAGCTTGCAGCCTGCTTCGTCTTTAACGGATGATCGCACGTACTTGATAGGCGGCAGTCTCGTTGCCAGTCTAACGCTAGTCGCGCTTTTACTGCAGAATCTCATGGGATGGCACGCTTCTTATATTGCAGCAACCGGGGCCATTCTCTTCTCCTTGCTCAATTACAAATCCATCGTTGGGCTTGCGAAGCAAAAGGATTGGCTGGCAGCGTGGATCCTTTTAAAGGACTCGCAATTATTATTTTTCTTCGGATTGTTTGTGATGGTCGGTGGGCTAATTCATGCGGGTTTCACAGGTTTAATCGCTGTCAAAGGCTTGGAGTTAAGTCAAGGCAATGTGCCTTTCTTAACGAATCTTCTCTTATGGCTTACCGCCTTCGGATCTGCCATGATGGATTACATCCCTTATACGGCCGCAATGATTCCAGTTGTCAAAGACATGAGCAATGTAATTCTCAGTTATTCTTCCTTTACCACGGCTATGCCGCTATGGTGGTCTTTACTGATAGGAACTGCGATAGGAAGCGGGGTAACTTTGCTTAGTTCTACAACGAGCATGTATGCGGCCGTATTGTCAGATCAGGAAGGCGGAGGATTGACACAGCGCAATTACTTTCTGGTGGCAGCGCCAATTTCTCTGCTTTTATGCATCATCGCGACGATTTATTTCAACTTGTTTCTGCTGTAATTGCCAACAATTGAATACGTAAATTCTGCATGATGAAGTACATCCGCGGTCAGAATACCATTGAACTCCGAGAACGAGCAAGAGCTTAGATCAGGGGAGGCCGACGATGGATATTCTGACCATTTTTTTGCGCACTGTGCTGATTTACTTTGTCGTTTTTCTTATGCTTCGCCTGATGGGGAAACGGGAAATCGGTAAACTGTCACTGTTCGATTTGGTGATTTCAATCATGATTGCGGAAATTGCTGTTTTCGTTTTAGAGGATTCAGGAAAGCCGCTCTTGGATGGCCTTATCCCGATGGGGACACTGGTCATTATCCAAATTTTCATCGCTTACTTAACGTTAAAAAGCAGAACCCTGCGGCTTCTTTTCGACGGAAAGCCAAGCGTCATTATCAGCAAAGGCATGATCGATCGCGATGAGATGAAGAAACATCGGTATAATCTGGATGATTTGATGCTCCAATTGCGGCAAAATAAGATCATGAACGTCGCCGATGTGGAGTTTGCGGTGCTCGAGCCGTCGGGGAAATTGAGTGTCGTGGAAAAAGCGGTGAAAGAGTCAGAACCGGCAGAAGCGACGAAAGGCACTTTCCGATATGAAGGACTTCCGCTGCCACTTATTATGGATAGCAAGGTGCAGGATCAGAATTTAGAAAAGATCGGGAAAACGAGGTTTTGGTTGAAAAATCAAATTCAAGTCAAAGGGGTTCGTGATTTCAAAGAGGTGTTTTACTGCTCAATTGATCACAGAGGACGGATCTTTTTGGATCGCAAAAGATAAGGCAGCCCATTCATGGTGCTACCTTACCCGCGATTAGCGAATCATTTTCTTGCCCATATTCATTAAGCGGCTGATATCCTTCAGGCTGATCAGCCGGAAAAGCGTGATAAGCATCATGTAGGTCAGGAACCCAATGATGAGCGAGGTAACAAAACGGAGCCAATCGGCAGATGTCCAAGCTGTATACATGACGAAGTAGCTGCAAAGCCCGGAAAGGGCCATCGCTGCTCCTATTTTGCCGAAATCGCTTCCTTCCATACGGAATTTCAGCAAGCGTACAACACTGTTCCAATGCAGAAGAGTCACTAATACGATGTTGACGTTAATCGCGAAGACAGCGCCGTGAATGCCCATTTCCGGTTTGCTGGCTAACCAATAGATCAGCACAAGCTTAACGATCGAACCGATTAACGTATTAACCAAAGCGGCTCCAGGCTTGTTCAAAGCTTGCAAAGTGGACTGCAAGGGAGCTTGGAAATAGATGAATATGGCGATAGGAGCCATCATTTTCAGCATTACACCGACATCCGGTTGATTGTACATATACGTACAAATGGGTTCGGCAAGCACAAACATGAGAACGGTGAAGGGAGCACCTGTCACCAGAGCTAATTTCAATGATTGATGCAGACGCATATGAATGGTTTTCATATCCTTGCGGGCAGCGGCTTCGCTTAATGAGGGAACGAGCGATACGGACAAGGACATGGTGAGTGCGCTTGGTAAAAGAATAATGGGAATAATCATGCCTTGCAGAGCGCCGTATTGCGCCGTTGCGAGAGAGGTGGAGATACCTGCAATGGCCAAGCTTTGCGCGATTAAGATCGATTCGAAGAGATAAGAGCTGGCGCCGATTAATTTGCTGCCTGTAATGGGGACAGCTATTCGCATAATTCGGCGAAAGTTAGCTAATCGTCCTTTCCCTTTGGTGGAACCAATGTGAGCGTTAGGAACTTTGGGGGATGTTTTTTTGTCATATCTGAAATGGATAGCCAGGACAACCAAACCGCCTATTTCACCGGCAAGCACACCTATCATCGCCCCGGCAGCGGCATATTCGATGCCATAAGGGATCATGACATACGAGCAGACAAGCACCATAACGATACGAATTAATGTTTCCATAATCTGCGAAGTAGCGGTTGGAATCATATTCTGCCTGCCTTGGAAATAGCCGCGGTAAACCGCGGAAACCCCAATAATCGGAATCATGGGGCTCATGCACAGAAATGTGTAATAGACCCGTGAGTCGGTTAATAAATGAGAAGTAATCCAGGAGGCGAAGACCACGCAAGCTACTGTAAACAGGATGCTTAAGGCGATAGTGATGGCTAGAGATATGCGCAAAATACTGCG
Above is a genomic segment from Paenibacillus sp. HWE-109 containing:
- a CDS encoding phosphatase PAP2 family protein, with translation MSPFQSMTHATVYIVITIFVFLIAATRSSPFNIAGSFVQEVFTSRKYVLHFAALITILFFNKVEMIIEKKMQFRADFTKSIYGIEGNFVAAIQNFFHNDILTYVSSYFYVVVFPSVMIASIALYTYQKNYKLFYAICYALMFNYMVAIPFYLFFPVNEVWSFHPNVKLLILDVFPTFEQDYRPLSGLDNCFPSLHTSISVSMAVIAVKSRNTFWKIFVPISSAFIIFTIFYLGIHWLSDMCAGVVLGVVAARVGLRIAEGRLVLGEQALLKPLKNNEL
- a CDS encoding TIGR04086 family membrane protein; the protein is MKTVSQVRITSPLFSGLTYSLSMMTIGTIVTSLFLLLTSTQESSLHTLTTIIHAASLFIGGWVSGKRAGNRGWYHGGIVGFVYFILIFLVGFLAFDAGLNLQSLQLLGILFVSGALGGMLGVNTKK
- a CDS encoding SLC13 family permease — protein: MTEFSQGPVLWQAIAAVVIFAAAYIFILIERWDRMYTALGGAVLMIVLGIVPIGKALTTYANWRVLMLLASLFIIAGLFQKTGLISYGASRMIRKFRLQPFTILVGLSLLAAISSALWDSLVAIAVLVPIVMRIAKMMKVSPVPFLISVLLSAHIGGASTLMGNLPNRLIGESVDISAADMLLNIGPLSLILLAVVYIVIWFVYARRMIIAETGKRELLSLQPASSLTDDRTYLIGGSLVASLTLVALLLQNLMGWHASYIAATGAILFSLLNYKSIVGLAKQKDWLAAWILLKDSQLLFFFGLFVMVGGLIHAGFTGLIAVKGLELSQGNVPFLTNLLLWLTAFGSAMMDYIPYTAAMIPVVKDMSNVILSYSSFTTAMPLWWSLLIGTAIGSGVTLLSSTTSMYAAVLSDQEGGGLTQRNYFLVAAPISLLLCIIATIYFNLFLL
- a CDS encoding DUF421 domain-containing protein, translated to MDILTIFLRTVLIYFVVFLMLRLMGKREIGKLSLFDLVISIMIAEIAVFVLEDSGKPLLDGLIPMGTLVIIQIFIAYLTLKSRTLRLLFDGKPSVIISKGMIDRDEMKKHRYNLDDLMLQLRQNKIMNVADVEFAVLEPSGKLSVVEKAVKESEPAEATKGTFRYEGLPLPLIMDSKVQDQNLEKIGKTRFWLKNQIQVKGVRDFKEVFYCSIDHRGRIFLDRKR
- the spoVB gene encoding stage V sporulation protein B, encoding MTKQSFIRGTMILLAAGILNRILGFIPRITLPRVIGAEGIGIYHMGWPFLSVILTIITGGIPIAIAKLIAEAEAEQNETRIRSILRISLAITIALSILFTVACVVFASWITSHLLTDSRVYYTFLCMSPMIPIIGVSAVYRGYFQGRQNMIPTATSQIMETLIRIVMVLVCSYVMIPYGIEYAAAGAMIGVLAGEIGGLVVLAIHFRYDKKTSPKVPNAHIGSTKGKGRLANFRRIMRIAVPITGSKLIGASSYLFESILIAQSLAIAGISTSLATAQYGALQGMIIPIILLPSALTMSLSVSLVPSLSEAAARKDMKTIHMRLHQSLKLALVTGAPFTVLMFVLAEPICTYMYNQPDVGVMLKMMAPIAIFIYFQAPLQSTLQALNKPGAALVNTLIGSIVKLVLIYWLASKPEMGIHGAVFAINVNIVLVTLLHWNSVVRLLKFRMEGSDFGKIGAAMALSGLCSYFVMYTAWTSADWLRFVTSLIIGFLTYMMLITLFRLISLKDISRLMNMGKKMIR